A genome region from Pseudomonadota bacterium includes the following:
- the gltB gene encoding glutamate synthase large subunit encodes MEHESESEVESGAAFVRAWQANARHLEAQGLYRPEDEHDACGVGFVAAIDGKPRRSVVEAAINALKAVWHRGAVDADGKTGDGAGIHVQIPQEFFKDHIAHLGYQPHDGLLAVGQVFLPRTDLDAQERCRSIVETEILKFGYTIYGWRQVPVDMSVIGEKANATRPEIEQIVIANERGVPEERFETDLFLIRRRIEKAALAAHIADLYICSMSCRSVIYKGMFLAEQLSAFYPDLLDPRFVSNFAIYHQRYSTNTFPTWRLAQPFRVLAHNGEINTLKGNINWMKSHEARLAHEVFGPYLEDLKPVIQAGGSDSMALDNVFELLIAGGRSLPMVKTLMIPEAWNEAALMPRQHKDMYSYSNAVMEPWDGPAAIAAYGSNWVIAGMDRNGLRPLRYTVTADGLIIAGSETGMVKLEETNLVEKGRLDPGQMIGVDLKAGRLYKDAEIKDVLAASRPFGEWVKNITRIDHVVKGLHAEPRMFERDELRRRELAYGWSLEDLELILHPMVEDAKEAVGSMGDDTPLAVLSDKYRGLHHYFRQNFSQVTNPPIDSLREARVMTVRTRLGNLGNILDEDESQCRLLQLDSPVLSNAEFQAMRTYMGETAISVDCTFDPKGGEPALREAIQRIQKEAEDGVRAGCTHLILSDELMGPERAAMPMILATGGVHSHLVRQQLRTFTSLNVHAGECLDVHYFAVLIGVGATTVNAYLAQEAIAERHARGLFQSLSQEDCVRRYKKAVADGLLKIMSKMGISVLSSYRGGYNFEAIGLSRSLVADFFPGMTSRISGIGLVGVQRKVEAQHARAFDEDVIALPVGGFYRYRRGGEAHAFEGSLIHTLQTAVATDSYHTYKKYAEGVRKLPAINLRDLLDFRKTSKPISIDEVESITEIRKRLVTPGISLGALSPEAHEALSIAMNRIGAKSDSGEGGEDPARYTPRSNGDNASSAIKQIASGRFGVTAEYLNNCREIEIKIAQGAKPGEGGQLPGIKVSAMIARLRHSMPGVSLISPPPHHDIYSIEDLAQLIYDLKQINPDARVCVKLVARSGIGTVAAGVAKAKADTILISGHVGGTGASPNSSIKYAGIPWEMGVSEVHQVLTLNRLRQNVRLRTDGGIKTGRDVVMAAILGAEEFGIGTTSLVAMGCILVRQCHSNTCPVGICTQDEKLRAKFEGTPEKVVNLFSFVAEEVREILASLGAKSLTDVIGRTELLTQVYRGGHELDDLDLNSILAQADTGGQPRHCTVKGRIEVPETLDQQMIEDARRSLEDGEKMQLAYNIRNTHRAIGTKLSSRITRRFGMDGLQPGHVTVRLRGSAGQSLGAFAVQGLKLEVFGDANDYVGKGLSGGIIVVRQMTASPLVSNKNTIIGNTVLYGATAGKLFAAGQAGQRFAVRNSGAAAVVEGAGSNACEYMTGGTVAILGPVGDNFGAGMTGGMAFVYDADATFTHRVNPDSITYHRIEVEHWERVLRTLIEEHAEATGSRFAERLLVDWDLELGKFWQIVPKEMLARLEVAPLRAAAEKRA; translated from the coding sequence ATGGAACACGAAAGCGAGTCAGAGGTGGAATCCGGCGCGGCGTTCGTCCGCGCCTGGCAGGCGAATGCCCGCCACCTGGAAGCCCAGGGGCTCTACCGCCCCGAGGACGAGCACGATGCCTGCGGCGTCGGATTCGTCGCTGCCATCGACGGCAAGCCGCGGCGCAGCGTGGTGGAAGCGGCGATCAACGCCTTGAAGGCGGTGTGGCACCGGGGTGCGGTGGACGCCGACGGCAAGACCGGCGACGGGGCCGGCATCCACGTGCAGATCCCCCAGGAGTTCTTCAAGGACCACATCGCGCATCTCGGCTACCAGCCCCATGACGGTCTGTTGGCGGTTGGCCAGGTGTTCCTGCCGCGCACCGATCTCGATGCCCAGGAGCGCTGCCGCTCCATCGTCGAGACCGAGATCCTGAAATTCGGCTACACCATCTATGGCTGGCGCCAGGTGCCGGTCGACATGAGCGTGATCGGCGAGAAGGCGAACGCGACCCGGCCGGAGATCGAGCAGATCGTCATCGCCAACGAGCGCGGCGTGCCGGAAGAGCGCTTCGAGACCGATCTCTTCCTCATCCGCCGGCGCATCGAGAAGGCGGCGCTGGCCGCCCATATCGCCGATCTCTACATCTGCTCCATGTCCTGCCGCTCGGTCATCTACAAGGGCATGTTCCTGGCCGAGCAGCTCTCGGCCTTCTATCCCGATCTCTTGGATCCGCGCTTCGTCTCCAACTTCGCGATATACCACCAGCGCTATTCGACCAACACCTTCCCCACCTGGCGGCTGGCGCAGCCCTTCCGCGTGCTCGCCCACAATGGCGAGATCAACACCCTCAAGGGCAACATCAACTGGATGAAGAGCCACGAGGCCAGGCTCGCCCACGAGGTCTTCGGGCCCTATCTCGAGGATCTGAAGCCGGTGATCCAGGCCGGGGGCTCGGATTCCATGGCGCTCGACAATGTCTTCGAGCTTTTGATCGCCGGCGGCCGCTCGCTGCCCATGGTCAAGACCTTGATGATCCCGGAGGCGTGGAACGAGGCGGCGCTCATGCCCCGCCAGCACAAGGACATGTACTCCTACTCGAACGCGGTGATGGAGCCCTGGGACGGGCCGGCGGCGATCGCCGCCTATGGCAGCAACTGGGTGATCGCCGGCATGGACCGCAACGGGCTCCGGCCTCTGCGTTACACGGTGACCGCCGACGGCCTCATCATCGCCGGCTCCGAGACCGGCATGGTCAAACTGGAAGAGACCAACCTCGTCGAGAAGGGCCGGCTCGATCCCGGGCAGATGATCGGCGTCGATCTCAAGGCGGGCCGGCTCTACAAGGATGCCGAGATCAAGGACGTGCTGGCCGCGTCCAGGCCCTTCGGCGAGTGGGTGAAGAACATCACCCGCATCGACCACGTGGTCAAAGGCCTTCACGCCGAGCCGCGCATGTTCGAGCGCGACGAGCTCCGCCGCCGCGAGCTCGCCTATGGCTGGAGCCTGGAGGATCTCGAGCTCATCCTGCATCCGATGGTGGAGGATGCGAAGGAGGCCGTCGGCTCCATGGGCGACGACACGCCCTTGGCCGTGCTCTCCGACAAGTATCGGGGCTTGCATCACTACTTCCGGCAGAATTTCAGCCAGGTGACCAACCCGCCGATCGACAGCCTGCGCGAAGCCCGGGTCATGACCGTGCGCACCAGGCTCGGCAATCTCGGCAACATCCTGGACGAGGATGAGAGCCAGTGCCGGCTGCTGCAGCTGGATTCGCCGGTGTTGTCGAACGCCGAATTCCAGGCGATGCGCACCTATATGGGCGAGACCGCGATCTCAGTCGACTGCACCTTCGATCCCAAGGGCGGCGAGCCGGCGCTACGCGAGGCGATCCAGCGCATCCAGAAGGAAGCCGAGGACGGCGTGCGCGCCGGCTGCACCCACCTCATCCTGTCGGACGAGCTGATGGGGCCGGAGCGCGCCGCCATGCCGATGATCCTTGCCACCGGCGGCGTGCACAGCCATCTCGTGCGCCAGCAGCTCCGCACCTTCACCTCGCTCAACGTGCACGCCGGCGAATGCCTGGACGTGCACTACTTCGCCGTCCTGATCGGCGTCGGCGCCACCACGGTCAACGCCTATCTGGCGCAGGAGGCGATCGCCGAGCGCCATGCCCGCGGCCTGTTTCAGAGCTTGAGCCAGGAAGACTGCGTGCGCCGCTACAAGAAGGCGGTGGCCGACGGGCTCTTGAAGATCATGTCGAAGATGGGCATCTCGGTGCTCTCCAGCTACCGCGGCGGCTATAATTTCGAGGCGATCGGCTTGAGCCGCTCGCTGGTCGCCGACTTCTTCCCCGGAATGACCAGCCGCATCTCCGGCATCGGGTTGGTGGGCGTGCAGCGCAAGGTGGAAGCCCAGCATGCGCGCGCCTTCGATGAGGACGTGATCGCGCTGCCCGTGGGCGGCTTCTACCGCTATCGCCGCGGCGGCGAGGCGCATGCCTTCGAAGGCAGCCTCATTCACACCCTGCAGACCGCGGTCGCCACCGACAGTTATCACACCTACAAGAAATACGCCGAAGGTGTGCGCAAGCTGCCGGCGATCAATCTCCGCGACCTCTTGGATTTCCGCAAGACCAGCAAGCCCATTTCCATCGACGAGGTGGAGTCGATCACCGAGATCAGGAAACGCCTGGTCACCCCCGGCATCTCCTTGGGCGCCCTCTCGCCCGAAGCGCATGAGGCGTTGTCGATCGCCATGAACCGCATCGGCGCCAAATCCGATTCCGGCGAGGGCGGGGAGGATCCTGCGCGCTACACGCCCAGATCCAATGGCGACAACGCGTCGTCCGCGATCAAGCAGATCGCCTCGGGACGCTTCGGCGTCACCGCCGAGTATCTCAACAATTGCCGCGAGATCGAGATCAAGATCGCGCAAGGGGCGAAGCCCGGCGAGGGCGGCCAGCTCCCCGGCATCAAGGTCTCGGCGATGATCGCGCGGCTTCGCCATTCGATGCCCGGCGTCAGCCTGATCTCGCCGCCGCCGCATCACGACATCTACTCGATCGAGGATTTGGCGCAGCTCATCTACGATCTGAAGCAGATCAACCCCGATGCGCGGGTCTGCGTGAAGCTGGTGGCGCGCTCGGGCATCGGCACGGTCGCCGCCGGCGTGGCCAAGGCCAAAGCCGACACCATCCTCATCTCCGGCCATGTCGGCGGCACCGGCGCCAGCCCCAACTCATCGATCAAATATGCGGGCATCCCCTGGGAGATGGGCGTCTCCGAGGTGCATCAGGTGCTGACCTTGAACCGGCTCCGCCAGAACGTGCGCCTCAGGACCGATGGCGGCATCAAGACCGGGCGCGACGTGGTGATGGCGGCGATCCTGGGGGCCGAGGAGTTCGGCATCGGCACCACCAGCTTGGTCGCCATGGGCTGCATCCTGGTGCGCCAGTGCCATTCCAACACCTGCCCGGTCGGCATCTGCACCCAGGACGAAAAGCTTCGCGCCAAGTTCGAGGGCACGCCGGAGAAGGTGGTGAACCTCTTCAGCTTCGTCGCCGAGGAGGTGCGCGAGATCCTGGCCTCCCTGGGCGCCAAATCCTTGACCGACGTGATCGGCCGCACCGAGCTCTTGACCCAGGTCTATCGCGGCGGCCACGAGCTCGACGACCTCGACCTGAATTCGATCCTGGCCCAGGCCGACACCGGCGGCCAGCCGCGCCACTGCACGGTCAAGGGCCGCATCGAGGTGCCGGAGACCTTGGACCAGCAGATGATCGAGGACGCGCGCCGCTCGCTGGAGGACGGCGAGAAGATGCAGCTCGCCTACAACATCCGCAACACCCACCGGGCCATCGGCACCAAGCTGTCGAGCCGGATCACCAGGCGCTTCGGCATGGACGGGCTGCAGCCGGGGCACGTGACGGTGAGGCTCCGCGGCTCGGCCGGACAGTCCTTGGGCGCCTTTGCCGTGCAGGGCCTCAAGCTGGAGGTCTTCGGCGATGCCAACGACTACGTCGGCAAGGGGCTGTCGGGGGGCATCATCGTGGTGCGCCAGATGACCGCGAGCCCGCTGGTGAGCAACAAGAACACCATCATCGGCAACACGGTCCTCTACGGTGCCACTGCTGGCAAGCTGTTCGCCGCCGGCCAAGCCGGGCAGCGCTTCGCCGTGCGCAACTCCGGTGCGGCGGCGGTGGTCGAGGGTGCCGGCTCGAACGCCTGCGAATACATGACCGGCGGGACGGTGGCCATCCTGGGTCCGGTCGGCGATAATTTCGGCGCCGGCATGACCGGCGGCATGGCCTTCGTCTACGACGCGGATGCCACCTTCACCCACCGGGTCAACCCCGACAGCATCACCTACCACCGCATCGAGGTGGAGCACTGGGAGCGGGTGCTGCGCACTCTCATCGAGGAGCATGCGGAAGCGACCGGCTCCCGCTTCGCTGAGCGCCTGCTGGTCGACTGGGACCTCGAGCTTGGCAAGTTCTGGCAGATCGTGCCGAAGGAGATGCTGGCCCGCCTCGAGGTGGCGCCGTTGCGAGCTGCGGCGGAGAAGCGGGCTTAG
- a CDS encoding NAD(P)-dependent oxidoreductase, translating to MLRFVSLEKAMPDKRTVERRLTDFKEIFGEFDAERAEAQAGRCSQCGIPFCQVHCPLQNNIPDWLMLTAQGRLEEAYEVASATNNMPEICGRICPQDRLCEGNCVIEKGFESVTIGSVEKYITDTAFERGWVKPPRPPRELDRSIGIIGGGPAGLAAADQLRRRGYQVHIYDRYDRIGGLMIYGIPNFKLEKPVVERRTRLLAEGGVRYHANTEIGRDPSLAELRQRHDAVLIATGVYKARDFQAPGVGLSNIVPALDYLIASNRKGLGDPVPAFDDGSLNAAGKRVVVIGGGDTAMDCVRTAVRQGAKSVKCLYRRDRANMPGSQREVFHAEEEGVEFVWLAQPEAFLGAGEVEKIRTQRIHLGMPDAAGRQTPQAIEGAHFTEDADLAIMALGFDPEDLPGAFGEPDLAVTRWGTLKIDFKTMMTSLPGVFAAGDIVRGASLVVWAVRDGRDAAESMHRYLTQAKVESAEVPALAMTG from the coding sequence ATGCTGCGCTTCGTCAGCCTCGAGAAGGCGATGCCGGACAAGCGCACGGTCGAGCGCCGGCTCACGGATTTCAAGGAGATCTTCGGCGAATTCGACGCGGAGCGGGCGGAAGCCCAGGCCGGCCGCTGCTCCCAATGCGGCATCCCCTTTTGCCAAGTGCATTGCCCGCTCCAGAACAACATCCCGGACTGGCTGATGCTGACCGCCCAGGGTCGGCTGGAGGAGGCCTACGAGGTGGCGAGCGCCACCAACAACATGCCGGAGATCTGCGGCCGCATCTGCCCTCAGGATCGGCTGTGCGAGGGCAATTGCGTCATCGAGAAGGGTTTCGAGTCGGTGACCATCGGCTCGGTGGAGAAATACATCACCGACACCGCCTTCGAGCGGGGCTGGGTCAAGCCGCCGCGCCCGCCCCGGGAGCTCGATCGCTCCATCGGCATCATCGGCGGCGGCCCCGCGGGTCTCGCCGCCGCCGATCAGCTTCGCCGCCGCGGCTATCAGGTACACATCTACGACCGCTATGACCGCATCGGCGGGCTGATGATCTACGGCATCCCCAACTTCAAGCTGGAGAAGCCGGTGGTCGAGCGGCGCACCAGGCTCTTGGCCGAAGGCGGCGTGCGCTATCACGCCAACACCGAGATCGGCCGCGATCCGAGCCTGGCCGAGCTCCGCCAGCGCCACGATGCGGTCCTGATCGCAACCGGCGTCTACAAGGCCCGCGACTTCCAGGCCCCCGGCGTCGGCCTTTCCAACATCGTGCCGGCGCTCGACTATCTGATCGCCTCCAATCGCAAGGGCCTGGGCGATCCTGTGCCCGCCTTCGATGACGGCAGCCTCAATGCCGCGGGCAAGCGTGTGGTCGTCATCGGCGGCGGCGATACCGCCATGGACTGCGTGCGCACCGCGGTGCGCCAGGGTGCCAAATCGGTCAAATGCCTCTATCGCCGCGACCGCGCCAACATGCCGGGCTCGCAACGCGAAGTCTTCCACGCCGAAGAGGAGGGCGTGGAGTTCGTCTGGCTGGCCCAGCCGGAAGCCTTCCTCGGCGCCGGCGAGGTCGAGAAAATCCGCACCCAGCGCATCCATTTGGGCATGCCCGACGCCGCCGGGCGGCAGACGCCGCAGGCGATCGAGGGCGCGCATTTCACCGAGGATGCCGATCTGGCGATCATGGCCTTGGGCTTCGATCCCGAGGATCTGCCGGGCGCCTTCGGCGAGCCGGATCTCGCGGTCACCCGCTGGGGCACGCTCAAGATCGACTTCAAGACGATGATGACCTCGCTGCCCGGCGTCTTTGCCGCCGGCGACATCGTGCGCGGCGCCAGCCTGGTGGTCTGGGCCGTGCGCGACGGCCGCGACGCCGCCGAGTCGATGCATCGCTACCTGACCCAAGCCAAGGTCGAGTCGGCCGAGGTTCCAGCCCTCGCAATGACCGGCTGA
- a CDS encoding DUF2817 domain-containing protein: MNPTRFFAKDYQDARKKFLKAADSTGGALDHFRHPSERGPDGGALSMDTAWFGPKDASTILLVLSGTHGAEGFCGSAAQLLWIEEGRAKDLPAGVAVLKVHAVNPFGFSHWLRVNEGNVDLNRNWLDFDQPWPKNPIYDEVQKVLPKRPGYDAAAVDEHMEAVAPLYKKHGDWAMSDALSRGQYDHPGGTQFGGQKREWSSLTLDYILRTKCAAARHIAYIDWHSLVRIGDGKFVYLCFNQTGDPLFKRVGAWWGETAIDRKTVDAQWGAGIARSERRPSRNGLVMWGLQHILAPKADLAGGVIEFCADSEPHNDPLRHRLQQSLKAQYLFTHRRYDTKEAKAIVEEMREGCCPTRRNWQERALAAAMNTYDKTLEGAGRWAADNAPAQPGKLLRSSSFV; this comes from the coding sequence ATGAATCCGACGCGCTTTTTCGCCAAGGACTACCAAGACGCCCGCAAGAAGTTCCTGAAGGCGGCCGATTCCACCGGCGGCGCGCTCGACCATTTCCGCCACCCGAGCGAGCGTGGGCCCGATGGCGGCGCGCTCTCCATGGACACGGCCTGGTTCGGGCCGAAGGACGCCTCCACCATTTTGTTGGTGCTGTCGGGGACCCATGGTGCCGAAGGCTTTTGCGGCTCGGCCGCGCAGCTCTTGTGGATCGAGGAAGGCCGCGCCAAGGATCTTCCCGCCGGGGTCGCGGTCCTGAAGGTGCACGCGGTCAATCCCTTCGGCTTCTCCCATTGGCTCCGGGTGAACGAGGGCAATGTCGACTTGAATCGCAACTGGCTCGACTTCGACCAGCCCTGGCCGAAGAACCCGATCTACGACGAGGTGCAGAAGGTGCTGCCGAAACGCCCGGGCTATGACGCTGCGGCTGTGGACGAGCACATGGAAGCCGTGGCGCCGCTCTATAAGAAGCACGGCGACTGGGCCATGTCGGATGCGCTCTCCCGCGGCCAGTACGACCATCCGGGAGGGACCCAGTTCGGCGGGCAGAAGCGCGAATGGTCCTCGCTCACCCTCGACTACATCTTGCGCACCAAATGCGCGGCGGCGAGGCACATCGCCTATATCGACTGGCACTCGCTGGTCCGCATCGGCGACGGCAAGTTCGTCTATCTCTGCTTCAACCAGACGGGCGATCCCTTGTTCAAGCGCGTCGGCGCCTGGTGGGGCGAGACGGCGATCGACCGCAAGACCGTCGATGCGCAATGGGGGGCGGGCATCGCCCGCAGCGAGCGCCGCCCTTCGCGCAATGGCCTCGTCATGTGGGGCCTGCAGCACATCCTCGCCCCCAAGGCCGACCTCGCCGGCGGCGTCATCGAGTTCTGCGCCGATTCCGAGCCCCACAACGACCCGCTCCGGCATCGCTTGCAGCAATCCTTGAAGGCGCAATACCTCTTCACCCATCGCCGCTACGACACCAAGGAGGCAAAGGCGATCGTGGAGGAGATGCGCGAGGGCTGCTGCCCGACCCGCCGCAATTGGCAGGAAAGGGCGCTCGCCGCCGCTATGAACACCTACGACAAGACCCTCGAGGGGGCGGGACGCTGGGCCGCCGACAACGCACCGGCCCAGCCGGGCAAGCTGTTGCGTTCGTCCAGCTTCGTGTGA
- a CDS encoding nitronate monooxygenase, whose product MWPDRRLIELFGIEHPIIQAPMAGSGKADLVVAVSEAGGLGSLGCAVMTAEEVRTQLGIIRQRTAKPINVNFFTHKAPAGADGRERGWRQRLAPYYAELGLDPASAPSGAGRAPFDNAYCELMTELKPKVVSFHFGLPETALLKRVKDAGSIVVASATTVEEAHWLEDNGVDAVVAQGFEAGGHRGMFLTEDLTSQAGTMALVPQIVDAVRLPVIAAGGIGDARGIAAAFMLGAAGVQLGTAYLFCPESTISPLHRAALKAGREDRTALTNVFTGRPARGLMNRVMREVGPISPEAPPFPLATGALQPLRGKAEAKGSDDFSPLWSGQAARLGRELGAAELTRTLATEAQAILRKMGAATA is encoded by the coding sequence ATGTGGCCGGATCGTCGTCTCATCGAACTCTTCGGCATCGAGCATCCGATCATCCAGGCGCCGATGGCCGGCTCCGGCAAAGCCGATCTGGTGGTGGCCGTCTCCGAGGCCGGCGGTCTCGGCTCGCTCGGCTGCGCGGTGATGACCGCCGAGGAGGTCCGCACCCAGCTCGGCATCATTCGCCAGCGCACGGCGAAGCCGATCAACGTCAACTTCTTCACCCACAAGGCCCCGGCCGGCGCAGATGGCCGTGAGCGCGGCTGGCGCCAGCGCCTGGCACCGTATTACGCCGAACTCGGCTTGGATCCGGCTTCGGCGCCGAGCGGGGCCGGTCGCGCGCCCTTCGACAACGCGTATTGCGAGCTCATGACGGAGCTCAAGCCCAAGGTCGTGAGCTTCCACTTCGGCCTGCCGGAGACGGCGCTCTTGAAGCGCGTCAAGGATGCGGGATCAATCGTCGTCGCCTCCGCCACCACGGTCGAGGAAGCGCACTGGCTCGAAGACAACGGCGTCGATGCGGTGGTCGCGCAAGGGTTCGAAGCCGGCGGCCATCGCGGCATGTTCCTGACCGAGGACTTGACCTCCCAGGCCGGCACCATGGCGCTGGTGCCGCAGATCGTCGATGCGGTCCGCTTGCCGGTCATCGCCGCCGGCGGCATCGGCGACGCCCGCGGCATCGCCGCCGCCTTCATGCTGGGTGCCGCCGGCGTGCAGCTGGGCACGGCCTACCTGTTCTGCCCCGAGTCCACCATCTCGCCCTTGCACCGCGCGGCGCTCAAAGCCGGACGCGAGGACCGGACCGCGCTCACCAACGTCTTCACCGGGAGACCGGCGCGGGGCCTCATGAACCGCGTCATGCGCGAGGTCGGACCGATCAGCCCCGAGGCGCCGCCGTTTCCTCTGGCGACGGGCGCGCTGCAGCCGCTCCGCGGCAAGGCCGAGGCCAAGGGCAGCGATGATTTCAGCCCGCTCTGGTCCGGCCAGGCGGCGCGCCTCGGCCGCGAGCTGGGGGCCGCCGAGCTCACCCGCACGCTGGCGACGGAGGCGCAGGCGATCTTGCGGAAGATGGGCGCGGCGACGGCCTGA
- a CDS encoding type II toxin-antitoxin system VapC family toxin, whose translation MIVLDTNVLSETLRAKPADSVKRWMREQPSQSLFTTSVCEAEMFYGLALLAKGRRRSALEAMVQAIFAEGFAGRVLPFDSAAARAFAEIAANRQAEGRPISEFDAEIAAIARSRGAALATRNLDDFAGCGIELISPWSE comes from the coding sequence ATGATCGTCCTCGACACCAATGTGCTTTCGGAGACCTTACGCGCGAAGCCGGCCGATTCGGTCAAGCGTTGGATGCGGGAACAGCCTTCCCAGAGCCTATTCACGACCTCCGTCTGCGAGGCGGAGATGTTCTATGGCCTGGCCTTGCTGGCGAAGGGAAGGCGGCGGAGCGCGCTCGAGGCCATGGTCCAGGCAATCTTCGCCGAGGGCTTCGCCGGTCGGGTGCTGCCCTTCGATAGCGCGGCAGCAAGAGCGTTCGCCGAGATCGCAGCCAACAGACAGGCGGAGGGGCGGCCCATCAGCGAGTTCGACGCAGAGATTGCCGCCATCGCTCGCTCCCGCGGCGCGGCCTTGGCCACTCGCAACCTCGACGATTTCGCCGGCTGCGGCATCGAGCTCATTAGCCCTTGGTCCGAATAG
- a CDS encoding plasmid stabilization protein: MASIIIRNLDDALKRKLRIRAAERNRSMEDEARDILRAALAQESAAPGNLYDAIRRRVRAVGSVDLEIPARGPMRDPPRFEE, translated from the coding sequence ATGGCGAGCATCATCATCCGCAATCTTGACGACGCGCTGAAACGCAAATTGCGCATCCGCGCCGCTGAGCGGAACCGCTCGATGGAAGATGAGGCAAGGGACATCCTGCGCGCGGCGCTGGCCCAGGAATCGGCGGCGCCGGGGAATCTCTACGACGCGATCCGGCGCCGCGTCCGGGCCGTCGGCAGCGTGGACTTGGAAATACCGGCGCGCGGCCCCATGCGCGATCCGCCCCGCTTCGAGGAATGA
- a CDS encoding AbrB/MazE/SpoVT family DNA-binding domain-containing protein — protein MAAERHVKLFKNGRNQAVRIPREFELPGEDAVIRKEGQRLIIEPAPPKSLLAVLATLQPLEEEFPPIKDLPARPVNF, from the coding sequence ATGGCGGCCGAGCGGCACGTCAAGCTGTTCAAGAACGGGCGCAACCAGGCGGTCCGCATTCCTCGCGAGTTCGAGCTCCCGGGCGAGGATGCGGTCATCCGAAAAGAGGGTCAGCGGCTCATCATCGAGCCGGCGCCGCCAAAATCGCTTTTGGCGGTTCTGGCGACGCTTCAGCCCCTCGAGGAGGAATTTCCGCCGATCAAAGACTTGCCGGCGCGACCGGTGAACTTTTGA
- a CDS encoding type II toxin-antitoxin system VapC family toxin produces the protein MRFLLDTNIVSDLVRHPHGRIAARIAYIGEPHVCTSIIVAAELRYGAARKASPRLSAQLEAVLGALEVLPLDAPVDSVHGELRARLERSGLPIGASDLLIAAQALALGHTVVTDNERKFSRIADLSVENWLR, from the coding sequence CTGCGGTTTCTGCTCGATACCAACATCGTATCGGATCTGGTGCGCCACCCCCATGGCCGCATTGCGGCTCGCATCGCCTATATCGGCGAGCCGCATGTCTGTACGAGCATCATCGTCGCCGCCGAACTGCGCTACGGCGCGGCAAGGAAGGCTTCGCCGCGGCTTTCGGCGCAGCTCGAAGCGGTGCTCGGCGCCCTTGAGGTGCTGCCACTCGATGCCCCGGTCGACAGCGTCCATGGCGAGCTCAGGGCTCGCCTCGAACGCAGTGGTCTGCCGATCGGGGCGAGTGATCTGCTCATTGCCGCGCAAGCGCTGGCGCTCGGCCACACCGTCGTCACCGACAACGAGCGCAAATTCTCCCGGATCGCCGATCTTTCGGTGGAAAACTGGCTACGTTAG
- a CDS encoding lipid A biosynthesis lauroyl acyltransferase: MRGCGVADGRLLFRRVRHGIEAVAIYGAFGLFRLLPLGFASAIGGWLGRRLGPWLRPSGIARRNLAATFPEKTPAEIEAIVAAMWENLGRVGAEYPHVARLRVYEPDGAVEVVGAEILDRLRDDGRPAVLFSGHLANWEVIRPALVQRGLVFAAAYRAANNPWVDSLIFHGRRDMTGPLIPKGGQGARMALKTLKSRQHLAMFVDQKMNDGIAVPFFGRDAMTATAAVDLARKFECPLVPVRIERLGGARFRVTVEEPLDLPLSRDRHADIRAGTIRINQRLEAWIRERPEQWLWVHRRWSDG, translated from the coding sequence ATGAGAGGGTGCGGCGTGGCTGACGGACGCCTGCTCTTCCGGCGCGTCCGCCATGGGATCGAAGCCGTGGCGATCTATGGCGCCTTCGGCCTCTTTCGCCTGCTGCCGCTCGGCTTCGCATCGGCGATCGGCGGCTGGCTCGGGCGGCGGCTCGGGCCCTGGTTGCGGCCCTCTGGGATCGCCAGGCGCAACCTCGCGGCCACCTTCCCCGAGAAGACGCCGGCGGAGATCGAGGCGATCGTCGCCGCCATGTGGGAGAATCTCGGCCGGGTCGGCGCCGAATATCCCCATGTCGCCCGCCTCCGCGTCTATGAGCCCGACGGCGCGGTCGAGGTCGTCGGCGCCGAGATCTTGGACCGGCTCCGCGACGATGGCAGGCCCGCCGTGCTGTTCTCCGGCCATCTCGCCAATTGGGAGGTGATCCGGCCGGCGCTGGTGCAGCGCGGATTGGTGTTCGCGGCCGCCTACCGGGCCGCGAACAATCCCTGGGTCGACAGCCTCATCTTCCATGGCCGGCGCGACATGACCGGCCCGCTCATCCCCAAGGGCGGGCAGGGTGCCAGGATGGCGCTGAAGACGCTGAAAAGCCGCCAGCATCTCGCCATGTTCGTCGATCAGAAGATGAATGACGGCATCGCCGTGCCGTTCTTCGGCCGGGACGCGATGACCGCCACCGCCGCGGTCGATCTTGCACGAAAATTCGAATGCCCGCTGGTGCCGGTCAGGATCGAGCGTCTCGGCGGCGCCCGCTTCCGGGTGACGGTCGAGGAGCCTTTGGACCTGCCGTTGAGCAGGGATCGCCACGCCGATATCCGTGCCGGCACGATCCGGATCAATCAGCGTCTGGAAGCGTGGATCCGCGAGCGCCCGGAGCAATGGCTCTGGGTGCATCGCCGCTGGTCGGACGGATAA